The window GCTGGGTGGTGTAGCGGCAGCCGGCGGCGCGCAATGCGGTGCGAACCTCTCCTGCCGAGCGGGAAGTTATTTTTGATGCAGCCGAAATCGATCGCCTTTTGCGGGTAGCGGCCATCCCTGCCACTATAGCGCCAGAGGCAGCGATGGTCAAGCAAACCATTGCGCCGCAAGGGCTTTGCCGCTCTGAAGGCAATCGGTAGAATCGCTCTTTTCTTTACGTGAAAGCTTGTTGCACGATGCCGCGTTACAACCACGCCACCGTCGAGCCCAAGTGGCAACAGTATTGGGAACAGCACCGCACGTTTGCCGCTCCGCGCATGCCGACGGGCGAAAAAATGTACGTGCTCGATATGTTCCCCTACCCCAGCGGCGACGGCCTGCACGTGGGACATCCGGAAGGATATACGGCGACCGATATCGTCTGCCGCTACCAGCGAATGCGCGGCAAAGCGGTGATGCACCCGATGGGCTTCGACAGCTTCGGCCTGCCCGCCGAAGAGCATGCCATTCGCACCAACACACCGCCGCGGATCAGCACGGAAAAAAACATTGACAACTTCCGACGGCAGTTGAAAATGCTGGGCTTCAGCTTCGATTGGCAGCGGGAACTGGCGACCACCGATCCCGAGTACTTTCGCTGGACGCAATTCATTTTCCTGGTGCTGTTCGACACGTGGTTCGATGAGGATTACGAGGAGCCGGCAGCGGGCAGCGGGCAGCAGGCGGTGGGCAATCAGAAGCAGGCAGTAGGCGGCGGGCAGCAGGTAGTGGGCAATCAACAGCCGGCTGCCGGCAGCCAACCGCCAGCCGCCAGCTTAGGCCGCCGCGGCAAAGGGCGGCCGATCAGCGAATTGCCCATTCCCCACGATGTGCAGCAGGCCGGCGCGGACGCCGTGCGGCGCTATCAGGATTCGCACCGGCTGGCCTATCAACACGAAGCGCCGGTCAACTGGTGCCCGGCGCTGGGCACGGTGTTGGCCAACGAGGAAGTGGTCGGCGGCGTGAGCGAAGTCGGCGGCCATCCCGTCGTGCGGCAGCCGCTGCGGCAGTGGATGCTGCACATTACGGCGTACGCCGATCGGCTGGAACAAGATTTGGAACTGGTCGATTGGCCGGCCAGCATCAAAAAGCTGCAAAGCGATTGGATTGGCCGCAGCACCGGTGCGGAAGTCGATTTTTATATCGGCGGCGATGTCGGCCGCATTGCCCCCGGTGAATCACCAGGGGCTAAATATGAGGAGTGGAAATCCCAGCGCGCAAAATCGGGCTTTCCGCCTGAGTCGCCTGGCGATGTGCTCCGCATTTACACCACTCGGCCCGACACGCTGTTCGGCGCCACGTACATGGTGATTGCACCGGAGCACCCGTTTGTCAGCCGGTTGGCTACGCCGCAGCAGGCTGATGCCGTTCGAAAATACTGCGAAGCGGCGGCGCGAAAGAGCGATTTAGATCGCACGGAACTCGCTAAAGAAAAAACGGGCGTGTTCACCGGTAGCTACGCCATCAACCCCGTGAATGGCCAGCCCGTGCCGATTTGGGTGGCCGATTACGTGCTGATCAGTTATGGCACCGGCGCGATCATGGCCGTGCCCGCCCACGATGAGCGCGATTTTGAATTCGCCAAAGCGTACCGCCTACCGATTGTGCCGGTCGTGAAACCGACAGGGCAAATGGGGAGTGGGGAATGGGGAATGGGGAATGATGGCAGCGACATGAAAGCAGCTTTCGTCGGCGATGGCGAAGCGATCAACTCCGGCACATACAATTACCTGTCCACGCCGGAATTCAAGCTGCGGATTATCGCCGATTTAGCGGAGCAAGGCCTGGGACTGGGCGCCGTCAATTACAAACTGCGCGATTGGCTGTTTAGCCGTCAGCGGTTCTGGGGCGAGCCCTTTCCCATTTTGCACGAACTCGACGCTTCCGTAAAACCGACAGGGCTGCTGCGCAGCGTGCCGCCCGATCAACTGCCGGTCAATCTGCCGGAATTGGCGGATTTCAAACCCATCGGCCGTCCCGAGCCGCTGCTGGAAAAAGCGCCCGCCGAGTGGCTGTATCCCGTGATCGACGGCAAAAAATACAAGCGCGAAACCAACACCATGCCGCAATGGGCCGGCTCCTGTTGGTACTATCTCCGCTTTCTCGATAACAAAAACGAGAAAGCGCTGATCGACCCGGCCGTGGAAAAAGCGTGGATGCCGGTCGATTTGTACATCGGCGGCGCCGAACACGCCGTGCTGCATTTGCTCTATTCGCGCTTCTGGCACAAGGTGCTGTTCGATCGCGGTTACGTCAGCATGCCGGAACCGTTCATGAAGCTCGTGAACCAAGGAATGATTTTGGGTTCCAACGGGGAGAAAATGTCCAAAAGCCGTGGCAACGTGGTCAACCCCGACACGGTCGTGGAAGAGTACGGGGCCGATTCGCTCCGTCTGTACGAAATGTTCATGGGGCCGCTGGAAGCCACCAAGCCGTGGAGCATGGCGGGCGTGAATGGGGTGTTCGGTTTTCTGGGGCGGGCGTGGCGGATGATCGTGGCCGATCAGGCTGAGCAAATGCAGCTCAATTCGGCCCTGCAAAAAGTGGCGCCTACCGACGAGCAAAACCGCACACTGCACAAAACCATCGCCGCGGTCACCAAGGACCTTGATCATCTCGATTTCAACACCGCCATTGCCCGGATGATGGAATTCACCAATTTTTTCACTAAGGAAACCGTGCGGCCGTGGGAGGCGATGGAAAAATTCGTGCTGCTGCTGTCCCCGTTTGCTCCGCACATTGCCGAGGAATTGTGGCAAGTCCTGGGCCACGACAAGACCCTGGCTTATGAGCCTTGGCCGCAAGTCGATCCTCACTGGCTGCAAGAAGAGACGGTGGAAGTTCCCGTCCAGATCAACGGCAAGCTGCGAGGCAAAATCACAATGGCCGCCGGCGCGGCGGCAACCGACCCTAAGGCACTGGAAGC of the Pirellulales bacterium genome contains:
- the leuS gene encoding leucine--tRNA ligase, which translates into the protein MPRYNHATVEPKWQQYWEQHRTFAAPRMPTGEKMYVLDMFPYPSGDGLHVGHPEGYTATDIVCRYQRMRGKAVMHPMGFDSFGLPAEEHAIRTNTPPRISTEKNIDNFRRQLKMLGFSFDWQRELATTDPEYFRWTQFIFLVLFDTWFDEDYEEPAAGSGQQAVGNQKQAVGGGQQVVGNQQPAAGSQPPAASLGRRGKGRPISELPIPHDVQQAGADAVRRYQDSHRLAYQHEAPVNWCPALGTVLANEEVVGGVSEVGGHPVVRQPLRQWMLHITAYADRLEQDLELVDWPASIKKLQSDWIGRSTGAEVDFYIGGDVGRIAPGESPGAKYEEWKSQRAKSGFPPESPGDVLRIYTTRPDTLFGATYMVIAPEHPFVSRLATPQQADAVRKYCEAAARKSDLDRTELAKEKTGVFTGSYAINPVNGQPVPIWVADYVLISYGTGAIMAVPAHDERDFEFAKAYRLPIVPVVKPTGQMGSGEWGMGNDGSDMKAAFVGDGEAINSGTYNYLSTPEFKLRIIADLAEQGLGLGAVNYKLRDWLFSRQRFWGEPFPILHELDASVKPTGLLRSVPPDQLPVNLPELADFKPIGRPEPLLEKAPAEWLYPVIDGKKYKRETNTMPQWAGSCWYYLRFLDNKNEKALIDPAVEKAWMPVDLYIGGAEHAVLHLLYSRFWHKVLFDRGYVSMPEPFMKLVNQGMILGSNGEKMSKSRGNVVNPDTVVEEYGADSLRLYEMFMGPLEATKPWSMAGVNGVFGFLGRAWRMIVADQAEQMQLNSALQKVAPTDEQNRTLHKTIAAVTKDLDHLDFNTAIARMMEFTNFFTKETVRPWEAMEKFVLLLSPFAPHIAEELWQVLGHDKTLAYEPWPQVDPHWLQEETVEVPVQINGKLRGKITMAAGAAATDPKALEAAAKADPKIAELLAGKTIVKVVAVPGRLVNFVVK